One Schlesneria paludicola DSM 18645 DNA segment encodes these proteins:
- a CDS encoding WD40 repeat domain-containing protein: MTNLARTWTCRCIVAAIVPMVMLLASNPLPAAGDEGNGRGIILDQNDPEREIDWQSLYGTEMPIESVKARLFEILEHRIDAADRAYGLSDAQKKKLEFVGRISIKQLFDRMAKHEIPKPNNRLTMKFKVSEQQAVRSELLLGPFGDDSLYGKTLRTVLTPEQVAKYSERQRLATTSNRPISVTNAKDLVKVSMCQKNVFEIGWSRDGTQLGLLEFDKQIEISSSATGEVLRVLGEGKRCVHFDFSPDNHVIAIGENSNVASILDLSKGTEISLQAGQPQPSVRFSPDGKTLVTGGYGTKAKLWSVATGEQLREFDVGEVKGGLRAIFSPDGSVLAVGNRNSITSLFEAATGKWLHSFSIAQSQGLNFDPSSKTLAVAYVSGRLALWEVERGVLKKDLRTWAEELYSVDWSPDGSVLVTAGHNAAVTLWDASDLSVLREIEAPEWVITARFSPDGSKLIFSGGGRLQHSDRRIETWAVP; encoded by the coding sequence ATGACAAATCTCGCTCGAACGTGGACTTGCCGGTGCATCGTTGCCGCCATAGTTCCCATGGTGATGCTGCTCGCATCCAATCCGCTGCCTGCGGCAGGAGACGAGGGAAATGGCCGGGGCATCATTCTCGATCAGAATGATCCAGAACGGGAGATCGATTGGCAATCACTCTATGGAACGGAAATGCCGATCGAATCGGTCAAAGCTCGTCTGTTCGAAATCCTCGAACATCGAATCGATGCAGCCGATCGCGCTTATGGGCTGAGTGATGCTCAAAAGAAAAAACTGGAGTTTGTCGGTCGAATTTCGATCAAACAGCTTTTCGATCGGATGGCAAAGCATGAAATTCCCAAGCCGAACAACAGGCTGACAATGAAGTTCAAAGTCTCGGAACAACAGGCCGTGCGATCCGAGCTGCTATTGGGTCCCTTTGGCGATGATTCGCTGTACGGCAAGACACTTCGAACCGTGCTCACCCCCGAACAGGTGGCCAAATACAGCGAACGACAACGACTGGCGACGACTTCTAACCGGCCAATCTCTGTCACCAATGCAAAAGATCTGGTGAAAGTTTCGATGTGTCAAAAGAATGTCTTTGAGATTGGCTGGAGTCGCGATGGAACCCAGTTAGGGCTGCTGGAATTTGATAAACAGATCGAGATCTCTTCGTCGGCAACAGGCGAAGTTCTTCGTGTCTTGGGCGAAGGAAAACGCTGTGTTCATTTTGACTTCTCCCCTGACAACCATGTAATTGCCATCGGCGAAAATTCGAACGTCGCCTCCATTTTGGACCTTTCCAAAGGTACTGAGATTTCATTGCAGGCAGGGCAACCTCAGCCGAGTGTTAGATTCAGCCCTGATGGAAAGACCCTTGTAACGGGAGGGTACGGGACGAAGGCCAAACTCTGGTCCGTTGCCACGGGGGAACAGCTTCGGGAGTTTGATGTTGGTGAAGTGAAAGGGGGCCTGCGAGCAATCTTCAGCCCGGATGGGTCTGTGTTAGCAGTCGGCAACCGCAATTCGATAACGTCCCTGTTTGAGGCTGCTACGGGGAAATGGTTGCACAGCTTTTCGATCGCGCAGTCGCAGGGATTGAATTTCGACCCGTCCAGTAAAACGTTGGCCGTCGCGTACGTCAGCGGGCGACTCGCCCTATGGGAAGTCGAGCGCGGAGTACTCAAGAAAGACCTGCGGACCTGGGCGGAAGAACTCTACTCCGTCGATTGGTCACCTGACGGCAGCGTCCTGGTTACAGCTGGCCACAACGCGGCAGTAACGCTATGGGACGCATCGGATTTGTCAGTGTTACGCGAAATCGAAGCTCCCGAGTGGGTCATCACGGCCCGATTCAGTCCTGATGGATCGAAATTGATATTTTCAGGCGGTGGCCGTCTTCAACACTCCGATCGTCGCATCGAGACTTGGGCTGTCCCTTGA